The following are from one region of the Mauremys reevesii isolate NIE-2019 linkage group 2, ASM1616193v1, whole genome shotgun sequence genome:
- the MYC gene encoding myc proto-oncogene protein isoform X2, with the protein MLHYLTPQHNCGKGYCQGYKRYSHCFQKQAPAAAMPLTSTLPSKNYDYDYDSVQPYFYFEEEEENFYLAAQQRGSELQPPAPSEDIWKKFELLPTPPLSPSRRSSLAAAYFPSTADQLEMVTELLGGDMVNQSFICDPDDESFVKSIIIQDCMWSGFSAAAKLEKVVSEKLASYQAARREGGSGSRHCPPPPPSQPPSLAPSPASASTYLHDLGAAASDCIDPSVVFPYPLSERSSKPGSPSSSPASLLGEDTPPTTSSDSEEPEEDEEEIDVVTTSESESITQPTEEHSKPHHSPLVLKRCHVPIHQHNYAAPPSTKLEYPSAKRIKLDNGRVLKQISNNRKCSSPRTSDTEENDKRRTHNVLERQRRNELKLSFFALRDQIPEVANNEKAPKVVILKKATEYVLSIQTDEHRLIAEKEQLRKRREQLKHKLEQLRNSCA; encoded by the exons ATGCTACATTACCTGACCCCACAACATAATTGTGGGAAGGGATATTGCCAAGGTTATAAGAGATACAGCCATTGCTTCCAAAAGCAG GCACCAGCCGCCGCGATGCCGCTGACCTCGACCCTCCCCAGCAAGAACTACGATTACGACTACGACTCGGTGCAACCCTACTTCTACttcgaggaggaggaggagaacttcTACCTGGCGGCGCAGCAGCGGGGCAGCGAGCTCCAGCCGCCCGCCCCCTCCGAAGACATCTGGAAGAAGTTCGAGCTGCTGCCCACGCCGCCCCTCTCGCCCAGCCGCCGCTCCAGCCTGGCCGCCGCCTACTTCCCCTCCACCGCCGACCAGCTGGAGATGGTGACCGAGCTGCTGGGGGGAGACATGGTGAACCAGAGCTTCATCTGCGACCCGGACGACGAATCCTTCGTGAAATCCATCATCATCCAGGACTGCATGTGGAGCGGCTTCTCCGCCGCCGCCAAGCTGGAGAAGGTGGTGTCCGAGAAACTGGCCTCCTACCAGGCGGCCCGCAGGGAGGGGGGCTCCGGCTCCCGGCACTGCCCGCCACCGCCGCCCTCGCAGCcgcccagcctggccccctcccccgcctccgccAGTACCTACCTACACGACCTGGGCGCCGCCGCCTCCGACTGCATAGACCCCTCGGTGGTCTTCCCCTACCCGCTCAGTGAGCGATCCTCCAAGCCCggctcccccagctccagcccggcTTCCCTGCTGGGCGAGGACACCCCGCCCACCACCAGCAGCGACTCGG AAGAACCAGAGGAAGATGAAGAAGAAATTGATGTTGTGACAACAAGTGAATCTGAATCAATCACACAACCAACAGAAGAGCACAGTAAGCCACATCACAGCCCACTAGTTCTTAAGCGGTGTCATGTCCCCATCCATCAGCACAATTATGCTGCTCCTCCCTCCACCAAACTTGAGTATCCTTCAGCAAAAAGGATAAAGTTGGACAATGGTAGAGTTCTCAAACAAATCAGTAATAACCGAAAGTGCTCAAGTCCCCGCACATCAGACACAGAAGAAAACGACAAGAGGCGAACACACAATGTCTTGGAGCGCCAAAGGAGAAATGAGCTGAAGTTGAGTTTCTTTGCTTTGCGTGACCAAATACCTGAGGTAGCCAACAATGAAAAGGCACCCAAAGTTGTTATCCTTAAAAAAGCCACAGAATATGTTCTTTCTATTCAAACGGATGAACACAGACTGATTGCAGAGAAAGAACAGTTGAGGAAGCGGCGAGAACAGTTGAAACACAAACTTGAGCAGCTAAGGAACTCTTGTGCATAG
- the MYC gene encoding myc proto-oncogene protein isoform X3: protein MPLTSTLPSKNYDYDYDSVQPYFYFEEEEENFYLAAQQRGSELQPPAPSEDIWKKFELLPTPPLSPSRRSSLAAAYFPSTADQLEMVTELLGGDMVNQSFICDPDDESFVKSIIIQDCMWSGFSAAAKLEKVVSEKLASYQAARREGGSGSRHCPPPPPSQPPSLAPSPASASTYLHDLGAAASDCIDPSVVFPYPLSERSSKPGSPSSSPASLLGEDTPPTTSSDSEEEPEEDEEEIDVVTTSESESITQPTEEHSKPHHSPLVLKRCHVPIHQHNYAAPPSTKLEYPSAKRIKLDNGRVLKQISNNRKCSSPRTSDTEENDKRRTHNVLERQRRNELKLSFFALRDQIPEVANNEKAPKVVILKKATEYVLSIQTDEHRLIAEKEQLRKRREQLKHKLEQLRNSCA, encoded by the exons ATGCCGCTGACCTCGACCCTCCCCAGCAAGAACTACGATTACGACTACGACTCGGTGCAACCCTACTTCTACttcgaggaggaggaggagaacttcTACCTGGCGGCGCAGCAGCGGGGCAGCGAGCTCCAGCCGCCCGCCCCCTCCGAAGACATCTGGAAGAAGTTCGAGCTGCTGCCCACGCCGCCCCTCTCGCCCAGCCGCCGCTCCAGCCTGGCCGCCGCCTACTTCCCCTCCACCGCCGACCAGCTGGAGATGGTGACCGAGCTGCTGGGGGGAGACATGGTGAACCAGAGCTTCATCTGCGACCCGGACGACGAATCCTTCGTGAAATCCATCATCATCCAGGACTGCATGTGGAGCGGCTTCTCCGCCGCCGCCAAGCTGGAGAAGGTGGTGTCCGAGAAACTGGCCTCCTACCAGGCGGCCCGCAGGGAGGGGGGCTCCGGCTCCCGGCACTGCCCGCCACCGCCGCCCTCGCAGCcgcccagcctggccccctcccccgcctccgccAGTACCTACCTACACGACCTGGGCGCCGCCGCCTCCGACTGCATAGACCCCTCGGTGGTCTTCCCCTACCCGCTCAGTGAGCGATCCTCCAAGCCCggctcccccagctccagcccggcTTCCCTGCTGGGCGAGGACACCCCGCCCACCACCAGCAGCGACTCGG AAGAAGAACCAGAGGAAGATGAAGAAGAAATTGATGTTGTGACAACAAGTGAATCTGAATCAATCACACAACCAACAGAAGAGCACAGTAAGCCACATCACAGCCCACTAGTTCTTAAGCGGTGTCATGTCCCCATCCATCAGCACAATTATGCTGCTCCTCCCTCCACCAAACTTGAGTATCCTTCAGCAAAAAGGATAAAGTTGGACAATGGTAGAGTTCTCAAACAAATCAGTAATAACCGAAAGTGCTCAAGTCCCCGCACATCAGACACAGAAGAAAACGACAAGAGGCGAACACACAATGTCTTGGAGCGCCAAAGGAGAAATGAGCTGAAGTTGAGTTTCTTTGCTTTGCGTGACCAAATACCTGAGGTAGCCAACAATGAAAAGGCACCCAAAGTTGTTATCCTTAAAAAAGCCACAGAATATGTTCTTTCTATTCAAACGGATGAACACAGACTGATTGCAGAGAAAGAACAGTTGAGGAAGCGGCGAGAACAGTTGAAACACAAACTTGAGCAGCTAAGGAACTCTTGTGCATAG
- the MYC gene encoding myc proto-oncogene protein isoform X1 — MLHYLTPQHNCGKGYCQGYKRYSHCFQKQAPAAAMPLTSTLPSKNYDYDYDSVQPYFYFEEEEENFYLAAQQRGSELQPPAPSEDIWKKFELLPTPPLSPSRRSSLAAAYFPSTADQLEMVTELLGGDMVNQSFICDPDDESFVKSIIIQDCMWSGFSAAAKLEKVVSEKLASYQAARREGGSGSRHCPPPPPSQPPSLAPSPASASTYLHDLGAAASDCIDPSVVFPYPLSERSSKPGSPSSSPASLLGEDTPPTTSSDSEEEPEEDEEEIDVVTTSESESITQPTEEHSKPHHSPLVLKRCHVPIHQHNYAAPPSTKLEYPSAKRIKLDNGRVLKQISNNRKCSSPRTSDTEENDKRRTHNVLERQRRNELKLSFFALRDQIPEVANNEKAPKVVILKKATEYVLSIQTDEHRLIAEKEQLRKRREQLKHKLEQLRNSCA, encoded by the exons ATGCTACATTACCTGACCCCACAACATAATTGTGGGAAGGGATATTGCCAAGGTTATAAGAGATACAGCCATTGCTTCCAAAAGCAG GCACCAGCCGCCGCGATGCCGCTGACCTCGACCCTCCCCAGCAAGAACTACGATTACGACTACGACTCGGTGCAACCCTACTTCTACttcgaggaggaggaggagaacttcTACCTGGCGGCGCAGCAGCGGGGCAGCGAGCTCCAGCCGCCCGCCCCCTCCGAAGACATCTGGAAGAAGTTCGAGCTGCTGCCCACGCCGCCCCTCTCGCCCAGCCGCCGCTCCAGCCTGGCCGCCGCCTACTTCCCCTCCACCGCCGACCAGCTGGAGATGGTGACCGAGCTGCTGGGGGGAGACATGGTGAACCAGAGCTTCATCTGCGACCCGGACGACGAATCCTTCGTGAAATCCATCATCATCCAGGACTGCATGTGGAGCGGCTTCTCCGCCGCCGCCAAGCTGGAGAAGGTGGTGTCCGAGAAACTGGCCTCCTACCAGGCGGCCCGCAGGGAGGGGGGCTCCGGCTCCCGGCACTGCCCGCCACCGCCGCCCTCGCAGCcgcccagcctggccccctcccccgcctccgccAGTACCTACCTACACGACCTGGGCGCCGCCGCCTCCGACTGCATAGACCCCTCGGTGGTCTTCCCCTACCCGCTCAGTGAGCGATCCTCCAAGCCCggctcccccagctccagcccggcTTCCCTGCTGGGCGAGGACACCCCGCCCACCACCAGCAGCGACTCGG AAGAAGAACCAGAGGAAGATGAAGAAGAAATTGATGTTGTGACAACAAGTGAATCTGAATCAATCACACAACCAACAGAAGAGCACAGTAAGCCACATCACAGCCCACTAGTTCTTAAGCGGTGTCATGTCCCCATCCATCAGCACAATTATGCTGCTCCTCCCTCCACCAAACTTGAGTATCCTTCAGCAAAAAGGATAAAGTTGGACAATGGTAGAGTTCTCAAACAAATCAGTAATAACCGAAAGTGCTCAAGTCCCCGCACATCAGACACAGAAGAAAACGACAAGAGGCGAACACACAATGTCTTGGAGCGCCAAAGGAGAAATGAGCTGAAGTTGAGTTTCTTTGCTTTGCGTGACCAAATACCTGAGGTAGCCAACAATGAAAAGGCACCCAAAGTTGTTATCCTTAAAAAAGCCACAGAATATGTTCTTTCTATTCAAACGGATGAACACAGACTGATTGCAGAGAAAGAACAGTTGAGGAAGCGGCGAGAACAGTTGAAACACAAACTTGAGCAGCTAAGGAACTCTTGTGCATAG